In Geminocystis sp. NIES-3708, a single window of DNA contains:
- a CDS encoding CBS domain-containing protein — MDLILCHQTADFDALGAAVGLTKLHHGAKIVLTGGAHPSVKRFLALHRDELNLIEFRSVNPQKIRRLFIVDTQQGERLGKALEWLQMKSLESITIYDHHPENKSISATTFKYIEKVGACSTIICELLQQNSITLNNIEATVIALGIHVDTGSLTFEQTTPRDALALAWLMSQGINIRSLSEYVEPSLSPQLQALFPQVLKNLHTEIINGSCVGWMVLETSNFIAGLSNLTERIRNLVEIDVLLLGHFYGKKGKQGKLTIIGRSKLESVNLANIFTDFGGGGHSSAASFCWRCDNPQDVIDNLLHRIKNLIPLSLTATDLMSSPVRTIIPYTTIEEAQRILLRYGHSGLCVVNKEGELQGVISRRDIDLALHHGFSHAPVKGYMTKNVQVINPDTSLNEIEGLMVNNDIGRLPVIRDHQLLGIVTRTDVLRYLHQPNFNLDNSQEKENSPLLSCFFPSLAKHLHPSIWKLLQQAASYAQSQGWHLYLVGGGVRDLLLTPESETFSLQDIDLVVDGFHRNAVTEAGVKLAEALQSFYPQARLSIHGEFQTAALLWHKDKNLGSLWLDIATARTEFYPYPAANPEVESSSIRQDLYRRDFTINALAIRLTNPHGGELLDFFGGLQDLRSNLIKVLHPNSFIEDPTRIFRAVRFAVRLNFTIENQTREYINYAISSGVYERVSLEKTSIPALTTRLKAELTYILQAKYWKQALKLLDEVGALICLHPQCKLTPELWWQIRCLHRWLRYYNLNQQNQKVSSWLLRLEIILASFEEGVKVAENLQLPKESIERLRHLSIDNEKIKNRLLSCESISQKVEFLAIYQPFTLLLIAVKNNKQIRSILWDYLMHWSKIKSPLNGKDLQNLGYKPGKQYKEMLTKVQALVLDGKIKNKKEAMDFISNNYPLV; from the coding sequence ATGGATTTAATTTTATGTCATCAAACAGCAGATTTCGATGCTTTAGGGGCAGCCGTCGGTTTAACAAAATTACATCATGGTGCAAAAATTGTCTTAACTGGAGGGGCTCATCCTTCGGTAAAACGTTTTCTAGCATTGCATCGAGATGAACTAAATTTAATCGAATTTCGTAGTGTTAACCCTCAAAAAATCCGCCGTTTATTTATCGTTGATACTCAGCAAGGAGAGCGATTAGGAAAAGCATTGGAATGGTTACAGATGAAGAGTTTAGAATCTATTACCATTTATGATCATCACCCAGAAAATAAATCTATTAGTGCGACTACTTTTAAATATATCGAAAAAGTGGGAGCTTGTTCCACAATTATTTGTGAACTTTTGCAACAAAATTCTATCACCCTTAATAATATAGAAGCCACTGTCATCGCTTTAGGTATTCATGTGGATACTGGTTCACTTACTTTTGAACAAACTACTCCCAGAGATGCCTTAGCTTTAGCATGGTTGATGAGTCAAGGAATTAATATTCGCAGTTTAAGTGAATATGTTGAACCCAGTTTATCTCCCCAATTACAAGCATTATTTCCCCAAGTATTGAAAAATTTACACACAGAGATAATTAATGGTAGTTGTGTGGGGTGGATGGTGTTAGAAACTTCAAATTTCATTGCTGGATTGTCTAATTTAACAGAAAGAATTAGAAATTTAGTGGAAATTGATGTCTTATTGTTAGGACATTTTTATGGTAAAAAAGGCAAACAAGGAAAATTAACAATTATTGGACGTAGTAAGTTAGAGTCTGTGAATTTAGCTAATATTTTCACAGATTTTGGCGGTGGTGGACACAGTAGTGCGGCTTCTTTTTGTTGGCGATGTGATAATCCTCAAGATGTAATCGATAATTTACTACATCGTATTAAAAATTTAATTCCTCTTTCTCTTACCGCAACAGATTTAATGTCATCTCCTGTAAGAACAATTATTCCTTACACGACTATAGAAGAAGCTCAAAGAATTTTACTCCGTTATGGACATTCTGGTTTATGTGTTGTGAATAAAGAAGGAGAATTGCAAGGAGTGATTTCTCGTCGTGACATTGATTTAGCTTTACATCATGGCTTTTCCCATGCACCTGTTAAAGGTTATATGACAAAAAATGTACAAGTAATTAACCCTGATACTTCTTTAAATGAGATTGAAGGATTGATGGTAAATAATGATATTGGCAGATTACCCGTCATTAGGGATCATCAATTATTAGGCATTGTTACCCGCACAGATGTTTTAAGGTATCTTCATCAACCTAACTTCAATCTCGATAATTCTCAGGAAAAAGAAAATTCTCCTTTACTGTCTTGTTTTTTTCCCTCTTTGGCAAAACATTTACATCCATCCATCTGGAAATTATTACAACAGGCGGCAAGTTATGCACAAAGTCAAGGATGGCATCTTTATCTGGTAGGAGGAGGAGTAAGAGATTTATTACTGACACCAGAATCCGAAACTTTCTCCTTACAAGATATTGATTTAGTAGTAGACGGTTTTCATCGTAATGCTGTTACTGAAGCAGGAGTCAAATTAGCTGAAGCACTACAAAGTTTTTATCCTCAAGCCCGTCTCAGTATTCATGGAGAGTTTCAGACGGCGGCTTTATTATGGCATAAAGACAAAAATTTAGGCTCATTATGGTTAGATATTGCCACTGCACGCACGGAGTTTTATCCTTATCCAGCCGCAAATCCAGAAGTTGAATCTTCTTCCATTCGTCAAGATTTATATCGCCGAGATTTTACTATTAATGCCTTGGCTATAAGGCTTACTAATCCTCATGGTGGTGAGTTATTAGATTTTTTCGGTGGTTTACAGGATTTACGCTCGAATCTTATCAAAGTTTTGCATCCTAATAGCTTTATAGAAGATCCTACCAGAATTTTTCGGGCGGTGAGATTTGCAGTAAGATTAAATTTTACCATCGAAAACCAAACAAGAGAATATATCAACTATGCTATTTCTAGTGGCGTTTATGAAAGAGTTTCCCTCGAAAAAACTTCTATTCCTGCTTTAACAACCCGTTTGAAAGCAGAATTAACTTATATTCTTCAAGCCAAATACTGGAAACAGGCTTTAAAATTATTAGACGAAGTAGGTGCATTAATTTGTTTACATCCTCAGTGTAAATTGACTCCTGAATTATGGTGGCAAATTCGTTGTCTTCATCGATGGTTAAGATACTATAATTTGAATCAACAAAATCAGAAAGTATCTTCTTGGTTATTAAGACTAGAAATTATTTTGGCATCTTTTGAAGAAGGAGTAAAAGTAGCTGAAAATTTACAATTACCGAAAGAAAGTATTGAAAGATTAAGACACCTATCAATTGATAATGAAAAAATTAAAAATAGATTACTCTCTTGTGAAAGTATAAGTCAAAAGGTAGAATTTTTAGCAATCTATCAACCTTTTACCCTTTTACTTATCGCCGTCAAAAATAATAAACAAATTAGAAGTATTCTTTGGGATTATTTAATGCACTGGAGTAAAATAAAATCTCCTTTAAATGGAAAAGATTTACAGAATTTGGGTTATAAACCAGGGAAACAATATAAAGAAATGTTAACAAAAGTACAGGCTTTAGTATTAGATGGCAAGATTAAAAATAAAAAAGAGGCAATGGATTTTATTAGTAACAACTATCCCCTTGTATAA
- a CDS encoding VWA domain-containing protein: protein MNRKFLLTILVLMGIPFFLTIQKITSKAETTSFTNDFLKCENEQCFSVKNQTLSSKSIANNTTIDKPKIEIAILLDSSNSMDGLIEQTRTQIWKVINAISDVTKNEEKPIFRVSLYHYGNNSLPSVEGFQRMLNELTTDLDVVSEKLFSIQTNGGQEYSGWVIDSATKELQWSDNPDDFRVIFIAGNEPFDQGSMDWQKAINSAVKKDILVNTIYCGLAENSESDLWVKAADMGKGNFFNINQDQEFVNIPSPHDKQITDLNQSLNQTYIPYGNQGNIGYARQQQQDMNAISSPNSEAVLNRAVTKTTSNYRNSNWDLVDAFTDGVTDLKAIDNNSLPENMRGMTTEEKIKYIQTMKEEREKISKQIAELSQKRDDYIRKNLPQSFQENTLDILMIETLKKQLSAKGFIVK from the coding sequence ATGAATAGAAAATTTTTATTAACTATCTTAGTATTAATGGGAATTCCTTTTTTTTTAACCATTCAAAAAATAACATCTAAAGCCGAAACTACAAGTTTTACTAATGACTTTTTAAAATGTGAAAATGAACAATGTTTTTCTGTTAAAAATCAAACACTATCATCAAAAAGTATTGCTAATAATACGACTATTGATAAACCAAAAATAGAAATAGCAATCTTACTCGATTCTAGTAATAGTATGGATGGTTTAATTGAGCAAACTCGAACTCAAATCTGGAAAGTTATTAACGCCATCTCTGATGTTACGAAGAATGAAGAAAAACCTATTTTTCGAGTGTCTCTTTATCATTATGGTAATAATTCCCTGCCTTCTGTAGAAGGATTTCAAAGAATGCTTAACGAGTTAACAACAGATTTGGATGTTGTCTCAGAAAAACTATTTAGTATTCAAACTAATGGAGGGCAAGAATATTCAGGTTGGGTCATTGATTCAGCGACAAAAGAGTTGCAATGGAGTGATAATCCAGATGATTTTCGTGTCATATTTATAGCAGGAAATGAACCTTTTGATCAAGGTAGTATGGATTGGCAAAAAGCGATTAATTCGGCGGTAAAAAAAGATATTTTAGTTAATACAATTTATTGTGGTTTGGCAGAAAACTCGGAAAGTGATTTATGGGTGAAGGCGGCGGATATGGGTAAGGGTAACTTTTTTAATATTAATCAAGATCAAGAATTTGTCAATATTCCCAGTCCTCATGATAAACAGATTACTGACTTAAATCAATCATTAAATCAAACTTATATTCCTTATGGTAATCAAGGTAATATTGGTTATGCAAGACAACAACAACAGGACATGAATGCTATTAGTAGCCCTAATTCTGAAGCTGTGTTAAATCGTGCCGTGACAAAAACTACGAGTAATTATCGTAATTCTAATTGGGATTTAGTTGATGCTTTTACTGATGGGGTTACGGATTTAAAAGCTATAGATAATAACAGTTTACCAGAAAATATGCGGGGAATGACTACAGAAGAAAAGATAAAATATATTCAAACCATGAAGGAAGAAAGAGAAAAAATCAGTAAACAAATAGCTGAATTATCTCAAAAAAGAGATGATTATATTCGCAAAAATCTTCCTCAATCTTTTCAAGAAAATACCCTCGATATTTTAATGATTGAAACTTTAAAAAAACAATTATCAGCAAAAGGATTTATTGTTAAATAA
- a CDS encoding DUF3887 domain-containing protein encodes MKISRFVTVGCLSVILGGLSYQTSSYAQTSANYSLIAQNNNQDQSSQLEVKGKEIINLFFAEKFDSVIPLLSPQLRGEISQELIKKNWDETIQRNGKFKNIQESKVMITPGSDLAIFTLNFDKITEDWVIIFNDQQEIIGLDIPTSQNIDTISRNFINSLVSSDSAEARAYLHPFLKEKIFPQQLQSRWNSFTEGKGEFKGITTTTVRSASKSDDTDIVIMDLEFSQNKEQIFVIFDDSKSIIGVDFIQ; translated from the coding sequence ATGAAAATTAGTAGATTTGTGACAGTCGGTTGTCTTTCTGTGATATTAGGAGGGTTAAGTTATCAAACCTCTAGTTATGCACAAACATCGGCGAATTATAGCTTAATAGCTCAAAATAATAATCAAGATCAATCCTCTCAACTTGAAGTTAAAGGTAAAGAGATTATCAATTTATTTTTTGCTGAAAAATTTGATTCTGTCATTCCATTATTGTCACCTCAATTACGAGGAGAAATTTCTCAAGAGCTAATTAAAAAAAATTGGGATGAGACTATTCAACGAAATGGTAAATTTAAAAATATCCAAGAGTCTAAAGTAATGATTACCCCCGGTAGTGATTTGGCTATTTTTACTCTTAACTTTGACAAAATAACAGAGGATTGGGTAATTATTTTCAATGATCAACAAGAAATTATCGGCTTAGATATTCCTACTTCTCAAAATATAGATACTATTTCCCGTAACTTTATCAATTCCCTTGTGAGCAGTGATTCTGCTGAAGCTAGGGCTTATCTTCATCCCTTTTTAAAAGAAAAGATTTTTCCTCAACAGTTACAATCTCGCTGGAATAGTTTTACCGAAGGCAAAGGAGAATTTAAAGGAATTACGACTACTACAGTTAGAAGTGCTTCAAAAAGTGACGATACGGATATAGTAATTATGGACTTAGAATTTAGTCAAAATAAAGAACAAATCTTCGTGATTTTTGACGATTCTAAGAGTATCATTGGTGTAGATTTTATTCAATAA
- the eno gene encoding phosphopyruvate hydratase has translation MLEQQSMLIEEITAREILDSRGRPTVEAEVRLESGVVGLAQVPSGASTGSFEAHELRDGDPKRYGGNGVLKAVDNILDKIEPAILDLDAFDQVGVDTAMINLDGSPNKKNLGANAILAVSLANAKAAAGELGVPLYRYLGGPLANVLPVPMMNVLNGGSHANNNVDFQEFMIMPVGAETFSEGLRWGAEIFACLSKVLKEKNLLTGVGDEGGYAPNLGSNQEALDLLIQAIESAGYKPGEEVALAMDVAASEFYKNGQYNYDGSNHSPIEFIDYLEGLVGKYPIISIEDALHEDDWNNWKLLTEKLGSKIQLVGDDLFVTNITRLQKGIDLGIANSILIKLNQIGTLTETLQTIELATRKGYSSVISHRSGETEDTTIADLAVATRAGQIKTGSLCRSERVAKYNRLLRIEHELGDRAVYAPKVGLGPL, from the coding sequence ATGTTAGAACAACAATCAATGTTAATTGAAGAAATTACTGCTAGGGAAATTTTAGATTCTCGTGGAAGGCCCACTGTAGAAGCAGAAGTTCGTTTAGAAAGTGGTGTTGTCGGTTTAGCACAAGTGCCTAGTGGTGCTTCTACGGGTAGTTTTGAAGCCCATGAGTTACGAGATGGCGATCCGAAAAGATACGGTGGCAATGGTGTTTTAAAAGCAGTAGATAATATTCTTGACAAAATTGAACCAGCGATACTCGATCTCGATGCTTTTGATCAAGTGGGCGTTGATACGGCAATGATTAATCTTGATGGTTCACCGAATAAAAAAAATCTCGGTGCTAATGCGATTTTAGCCGTATCTTTAGCCAATGCGAAAGCCGCCGCAGGAGAATTAGGAGTTCCTTTATATCGTTATTTAGGTGGTCCTTTAGCTAATGTTTTACCAGTACCCATGATGAATGTGCTTAACGGCGGTTCTCATGCTAACAATAACGTAGATTTTCAGGAATTTATGATTATGCCTGTAGGTGCAGAAACTTTTTCTGAGGGTTTACGTTGGGGGGCGGAAATTTTTGCTTGTTTAAGCAAAGTTTTAAAAGAAAAAAATCTCCTCACAGGGGTAGGTGACGAAGGGGGATATGCACCTAATTTAGGTTCTAATCAAGAGGCTTTAGACTTATTGATTCAAGCCATTGAATCTGCTGGATATAAACCCGGTGAAGAAGTTGCTTTAGCGATGGATGTTGCCGCTAGTGAATTTTACAAAAATGGTCAATATAATTATGACGGCTCTAATCATTCCCCTATCGAATTTATCGATTATTTAGAAGGTTTAGTCGGTAAATATCCTATTATCTCGATTGAAGATGCTTTACATGAAGATGATTGGAATAACTGGAAATTACTCACCGAAAAACTCGGCTCTAAAATTCAGTTAGTGGGTGACGATTTATTTGTGACGAATATCACCCGTTTACAAAAAGGTATTGATTTAGGGATTGCTAACTCTATCTTGATCAAACTCAATCAAATCGGTACTTTAACAGAAACCCTCCAAACTATTGAATTAGCTACCCGTAAAGGTTATAGTTCTGTTATCAGTCATCGTTCTGGAGAAACCGAAGATACTACCATCGCTGATTTGGCTGTAGCTACTCGTGCAGGACAAATTAAAACAGGTTCTTTATGTCGTAGTGAAAGGGTTGCTAAATATAACCGTTTATTGCGTATTGAACATGAATTAGGAGATCGTGCCGTCTATGCCCCTAAAGTCGGTTTAGGTCCTCTTTAA
- a CDS encoding DUF4278 domain-containing protein, whose protein sequence is MKMKYRGTQYKSETSLLEMKESDIIGKYRGNKCNYKLPRHIPQLQPKLFLTYRGVSYSTCPNATPVMTNSETPVVAIAPHSRIVSNFPESNLEQVHLYNLRQNLERRIKVAENSHNDYLLEMLKKESQELAIK, encoded by the coding sequence ATGAAAATGAAATATCGTGGTACTCAATATAAATCTGAAACTTCTTTATTAGAAATGAAAGAAAGTGACATTATTGGTAAATATAGAGGCAATAAATGTAATTATAAGTTACCCAGACATATTCCACAACTTCAACCCAAACTGTTTTTAACTTATCGTGGTGTTAGTTACAGTACTTGTCCAAATGCTACTCCCGTAATGACCAACTCCGAAACTCCTGTAGTTGCGATCGCACCTCATTCTCGCATTGTCAGCAATTTTCCCGAATCTAATTTAGAGCAAGTGCATCTATATAATTTGAGACAAAATTTAGAAAGAAGAATCAAAGTAGCAGAAAATAGTCATAATGATTATTTATTAGAAATGCTGAAAAAAGAATCTCAAGAATTAGCGATTAAATAA
- a CDS encoding Crp/Fnr family transcriptional regulator, whose amino-acid sequence METQEISDLFPLFHNLNTETLEWLLSMGESDNYESGERIITEDDWGKAIYLIVSGWVKLENIYTEETVTVEIIGKGGCVGEAGILSTLNGNSQVVAISAVEVFTISAQRFLQILFRDSQIQNRFLKLMVSRVTEFQKYCQFHRQTGKVRLATVLISLADKYGEITETGVKLYHFQSQDLANLAQLSLEECELIITKLKNKGLISIKYHDHILYISNIKQLHHIIGKLGNE is encoded by the coding sequence ATGGAGACGCAAGAAATTAGCGATCTTTTTCCGTTATTTCATAACCTTAATACAGAAACCTTGGAATGGCTTTTATCCATGGGAGAAAGTGATAATTATGAATCAGGAGAAAGGATTATTACTGAAGATGACTGGGGTAAAGCTATATATTTAATAGTTTCTGGATGGGTAAAACTAGAAAATATTTACACTGAAGAAACTGTAACGGTAGAAATTATTGGGAAAGGTGGATGTGTTGGTGAAGCTGGTATTTTAAGCACTCTAAATGGTAATAGTCAAGTAGTAGCGATTTCTGCGGTAGAAGTATTTACCATCTCTGCACAAAGATTTCTTCAGATATTATTTCGGGATTCTCAAATACAAAACCGTTTCTTAAAATTGATGGTAAGTCGAGTTACTGAATTTCAAAAATATTGTCAATTTCATCGTCAGACAGGAAAAGTAAGATTAGCTACTGTTTTGATTTCCCTAGCAGATAAATATGGTGAAATAACAGAAACAGGGGTAAAACTTTATCATTTTCAATCACAAGATTTAGCTAATTTAGCTCAATTAAGTTTAGAAGAATGTGAACTAATTATCACGAAATTAAAAAATAAAGGCTTGATTTCTATTAAATATCATGATCATATCCTTTATATCTCTAACATAAAACAACTTCATCATATTATTGGAAAGTTAGGTAATGAATAA
- a CDS encoding M61 family metallopeptidase: MKKNSPNIHYFVSMSCPESHLFEVTLNIDNWQEKTLDLKMPVWTPGSYLVREYSRHLQNFTAHLTDNNSNLIWEKKAKNHWLIDTLEQSQITIKYQIYANDLTVRTNHLDSTHGYFNGAALFFYIPNYENLPLKITINPPQSHWQISTSLPKIQSLENTFLADNFDTLVDSPFEIGTQKIYDFEVENKPHQWVIWGDGNIEIKKLIQDTEKIIKTEEKIFGNLPYDNYFFLLHLSASGFGGLEHKNCCVLNYPRFGFKKSEKYYRFLQLVAHEYFHLWNVKRIRPKALENFNYEQENYTTSLWFSEGTTSYYDMIIPLRAGIYNHKTFFELLSKDISQYLTIPGRNIQPLSESSFDAWIKLYRRDAYSNNCQISYYLKGQLVTLLLDLLIRKNSDNEKSFDDIMKSMWLKFGQKEIGFSPEQLKKEIELIANTNLTEFFQLYLDSTADLPFNEYFEPFGLKLEPQIDVNIPPYLGLNIQRKNGNEEITFVDANSPAGKVGIEAGDELLAIDGFRVNIDNLTDRLLDYQPNDTIKLSYFHQEELKTVEIKLATPQTSNYQVKMIDNPTKKQQEMLKKWLYVI, translated from the coding sequence ATGAAAAAAAATAGTCCAAATATCCACTACTTTGTTTCCATGTCTTGTCCAGAATCTCATTTATTTGAGGTAACATTAAATATTGATAATTGGCAAGAAAAAACCCTAGATTTAAAAATGCCAGTATGGACTCCCGGCTCTTATTTAGTAAGAGAATATTCTCGACACTTACAAAATTTTACAGCTCATTTAACTGATAATAATAGTAATTTAATATGGGAAAAAAAAGCAAAAAATCATTGGTTAATCGATACACTAGAACAATCTCAAATAACAATTAAATATCAAATTTATGCTAATGACTTAACAGTGAGAACTAATCATTTAGATAGTACCCATGGTTATTTTAATGGTGCAGCATTATTTTTTTATATTCCTAATTATGAAAATTTACCTCTAAAAATTACGATTAATCCTCCTCAATCTCATTGGCAAATATCAACATCTTTACCGAAAATACAGTCCTTAGAAAATACTTTTTTAGCTGATAATTTTGATACTTTAGTAGATAGTCCTTTTGAAATTGGGACACAAAAAATTTATGATTTTGAAGTAGAAAATAAACCTCATCAATGGGTAATTTGGGGAGATGGTAATATTGAAATAAAAAAACTTATTCAAGATACAGAAAAAATTATTAAAACAGAAGAAAAAATATTCGGTAATTTGCCTTATGATAACTACTTTTTTTTATTACATTTATCAGCTAGTGGTTTTGGCGGTTTAGAACATAAAAACTGTTGTGTATTAAATTATCCCCGTTTTGGTTTTAAAAAATCAGAAAAATATTATCGTTTTCTTCAATTAGTTGCTCATGAATATTTTCATCTTTGGAATGTAAAAAGAATCCGCCCTAAAGCTTTAGAAAACTTTAATTATGAGCAAGAAAACTATACCACTTCTCTTTGGTTTTCTGAAGGTACAACCAGTTATTATGATATGATTATTCCCTTAAGAGCTGGGATTTATAACCATAAAACATTTTTTGAGTTATTAAGTAAAGATATTAGTCAATATTTAACAATCCCGGGGAGAAATATTCAGCCTTTAAGTGAATCTAGTTTTGATGCTTGGATTAAATTATATCGTCGAGATGCTTATAGTAATAATTGTCAGATTTCTTATTATTTAAAAGGACAATTAGTTACTTTACTTTTAGATTTACTAATTAGAAAAAATAGTGATAATGAAAAATCTTTTGATGATATAATGAAATCAATGTGGTTAAAATTTGGACAAAAAGAAATAGGCTTTTCTCCCGAACAATTAAAAAAAGAAATTGAGCTTATTGCTAATACAAATTTAACAGAATTTTTTCAATTATATTTAGATAGCACTGCTGATTTACCATTTAATGAATATTTTGAACCTTTTGGCTTAAAGTTAGAGCCGCAAATAGATGTCAATATACCACCTTATTTAGGCTTAAATATTCAAAGAAAAAATGGTAATGAAGAGATAACTTTTGTCGATGCCAATTCTCCTGCAGGAAAAGTAGGTATTGAAGCAGGAGATGAATTATTAGCGATAGATGGTTTTCGAGTAAATATTGATAATTTAACCGATAGATTATTAGATTATCAACCCAATGACACGATCAAACTCAGTTATTTTCATCAAGAAGAATTAAAAACTGTAGAGATAAAGTTAGCCACTCCTCAAACATCTAATTATCAAGTAAAAATGATTGATAATCCTACTAAAAAACAACAGGAAATGTTGAAAAAATGGCTTTATGTTATTTAG
- a CDS encoding sugar ABC transporter substrate-binding protein gives MFFWSWHKNSISSYILWFISGLLITLLISCTTPKATSNGEIEFWTMQLQPQFTPFFTELNKTFETQNTDNKIRWVDVPWNAMESKILTAVSGKNAPDVVNLNPDFAAQLASRKAWLNLDEKITPEIKSQYLPKIWEANQIKLCGAENQCETTTFGIPWYLTTTVTVYNQELFKNAGVEKPPTTYEELAIVAEKVKSKTGKYAFFVPLIPNDSNEVLQSFVQMGVNLVNDQGKAAFNTPEGIKVFRFWVDLFQKDLLPPEIMTQGHRHALELYQAGELSLLGTGAEFLKTISNNAPTIYDQSGVAPQVTGNTNKRSVSVMNLVIPRDSNKLDAAINYALFVTNSDNQLNFAQQANVLPSHNDAIAKYISNLEQETTKDIVTEARKISAMQLNTAEVLIPPIKNINQLKKFIYENIQSAMLKEKTIEQAITDAANQWDNLSK, from the coding sequence ATGTTTTTTTGGTCATGGCATAAAAATAGTATAAGTAGTTATATTCTCTGGTTTATTTCTGGGTTACTCATCACTTTGCTGATTAGTTGTACGACTCCTAAAGCTACTTCTAACGGAGAAATAGAGTTTTGGACAATGCAGTTACAACCGCAATTTACACCATTTTTTACTGAGTTAAATAAAACCTTTGAAACTCAAAATACTGATAATAAAATTCGCTGGGTAGATGTGCCTTGGAATGCCATGGAAAGCAAAATCTTAACGGCAGTTTCTGGGAAAAATGCCCCTGATGTGGTAAATCTTAATCCTGATTTTGCCGCACAATTAGCCAGTCGTAAAGCATGGTTAAATTTAGATGAAAAAATAACTCCAGAAATTAAATCTCAATATTTACCAAAAATTTGGGAAGCTAATCAGATTAAACTTTGTGGGGCTGAAAATCAGTGTGAAACTACTACTTTTGGTATTCCTTGGTATTTAACTACTACGGTTACAGTTTATAATCAAGAATTATTTAAAAATGCTGGTGTCGAAAAACCTCCCACTACTTATGAAGAATTAGCCATTGTTGCTGAAAAAGTTAAAAGTAAGACAGGAAAATATGCTTTTTTTGTGCCTCTTATTCCTAATGACTCCAATGAAGTGTTACAATCTTTCGTACAAATGGGAGTAAATTTAGTTAATGATCAAGGAAAAGCAGCATTTAATACTCCTGAAGGTATAAAGGTATTTCGTTTTTGGGTAGATTTATTTCAAAAAGACTTATTACCCCCAGAAATTATGACCCAAGGACATCGTCATGCCTTAGAATTGTATCAGGCTGGAGAATTATCTCTTTTAGGTACGGGTGCTGAATTTTTAAAAACTATCTCTAATAATGCACCAACAATTTATGATCAATCTGGCGTAGCTCCTCAAGTAACAGGAAATACTAATAAAAGGAGTGTCTCTGTCATGAATTTAGTTATTCCTCGTGATAGTAATAAGTTAGATGCCGCCATCAATTATGCTTTATTTGTCACTAATAGCGATAACCAATTAAATTTTGCTCAACAGGCAAATGTATTACCATCTCATAATGATGCCATTGCAAAATATATTAGTAATTTAGAACAAGAAACCACAAAAGATATAGTAACAGAAGCAAGAAAAATCAGTGCAATGCAGTTAAATACCGCAGAAGTATTAATTCCTCCTATCAAAAATATTAATCAACTGAAAAAATTTATTTATGAGAATATACAGAGTGCTATGTTAAAAGAAAAAACCATCGAACAAGCTATCACGGATGCGGCTAATCAATGGGATAATCTTTCTAAATAG